Proteins from one Panicum virgatum strain AP13 chromosome 7K, P.virgatum_v5, whole genome shotgun sequence genomic window:
- the LOC120641060 gene encoding nuclear speckle splicing regulatory protein 1-like — MQRYGLQLRTKPAASSSSRAPPPPARPLAAFADDDDDDVEAEILRQAAKKRALQKVEEQQKKAMEEDPSVFAYDEVYDDMKEKEARPKMQDKVVRESKYIAQLKQKAEQRKREQDIIYERKLQKERSKEDHLFGDKDKFVTSAYRKKLEEQQKWLEEERIRQLREEREDVTKKKDLSDFYFGLEKNVAFGAQSHGNAKHSDPQKSDNKLEDIKSSNLDAEVSEPSPKRRRESSVGSERAKSVEEPSGSQPKDSTAAAASTEKNDAGVPSNASQTPQNIQPVKVTDEHYKRSDDALAAARARALARKKAKELQL, encoded by the exons aTGCAGAGATACGGGCTGCAGCTCCGCACGAAGccggcggcgtcctcgtcgtcgcgcgcgccgccgccgcctgcgcggccCCTGGCGGCCTTcgccgacgacgatgacgacgatgtggaggccgaaatcctccGCCAGGCCGCCAAAAAGCGCGCCCTCCAGAAG GTGGAGGAGCAGCAGAAgaaggccatggaggaggatcCATCGGTGTTCGCGTACGACGAGGTGTACGACGACATGAAGGAGAAGGAAGCCCGCCCCAAGATGCAGGATAAGGTCGTCCGCGAG TCAAAATATATTGCACAACTTAAGCAAAAAGCAGAGCAACGTAAAAGAGAACAGGATATAATATATGAGAGGAAGCTTCAGAAAGAGAGGAGCAAGGAGGACCACCTTTTTGGGGACAAGGATAAGTTTGTAACATCTGCCTACAGGAAGAAACTTGAGGAACAACAAAAGTGGCTTGAGGAAGAGAGAATCCGGCAACTTCGAGAAGAAAGGGAAGAT GTAACTAAGAAGAAAGACCTGAGTGATTTTTACTTTGGGCTAGAGAAGAATGTTGCTTTCGGTGCACAGTCGCATGGCAATGCAAAACattctgatcctcaaaagtcagACAATAAACTAGAGGATATTAAATCTAGCAATCTTGATGCTGAAGTCTCCGAGCCTTCTCCAAAGCGTAGAAGAGAATCCAGTGTAGGATCAGAGAGGGCTAAGAGTGTGGAAGAACCGTCAGGAAGTCAACCGAAGGATTCAACAGCTGCTGCTGCATCTACAGAGAAAAATGACGCTGGAGTTCCTTCGAATGCTTCTCAGACCCCACAGAACATTCAGCCAGTAAAGGTTACAGATGAGCACTACAAAAGAAGTGATGATGCACTTGCTGCTGCAAGAGCGCGAGCTCTGGCCCGGAAGAAAGCGAAAGAGCTGCAATTGTGA
- the LOC120641059 gene encoding protein TIC 40, chloroplastic-like isoform X2 yields MESLVLASSCSASPRLPASAARLRGLPAGAAPPSSAGGAAARRAARRPRLLVAVAAAAAPRGSRNVFEGLRAKGFASVSSSTGNENVSTGTGTGTLPPMPPPSSYIGSPVFWIGVGVALSVAFTTVSSMVKRYAMQQAFKSMMTQSPSNSFGSNSPFPFAMPPQLAPTAPSSYPYSQPKRDTSPQVATVDVLATEVESSGTSKEADVAETPKPSKKFAFVDVSPEELQQKNLQSSLETVDVKRDSTDSESKEDTEQNVPTNGAAFKPNEDAARGPTESSNSGPMLSVETIEKMMEDPAVQKMVYPYLPEEMRNPDSFKWMLQNPMYRQQLQDMLNNMGGSSPDQGDNRMLDHLKNFDLSSPEVRQQFAQVGMTPEEVVSKIMANPEVAVAFQNPKIQTAIMDCSQNPLNIVKYQNDKEVMDVFMKISQIFPQING; encoded by the exons aTGGAGagcctcgtcctcgcctcctcctgctccgcgTCCCCGCGCCTCCCCGCCTCTGCCGCGCGCCTCCGTgggctccccgccggcgccgcaccgccgtcctccgccggcggcgccgccgcgcggagggcggcgaggaggcccaggctcctcgtcgccgtggcggcggcggcagctcctcGCGGATCCAGGAACG TTTTCGAGGGATTAAGAGCAAAAGGCTTTGCAAGCGTGTCGTCTTCAACTGGCAATGAGAATGTGTCTACTGGTACCGGTACCGGTACCCTGCCTCCCATGCCGCCACCATCATCCTACAT TGGTTCGCCTGTGTTTTGGATTGGAGTTGGCGTAGCATTGTCTGTGGCGTTTACCACG GTGTCTTCCATGGTAAAG AGATATGCCATGCAACAAGCATTTAAGTCGATGATGACCCAGTCACCATCAAACTCATTCGGCTCCAACTCGCCTTTCCCATTTGCCATGCCGCCACAGTTAGCTCCCACTGCACCAAGCAGTTATCCATACTCACAACCAAAGAGAGATACCTCACCACAGGTTGCAACTGTTGATGTCTTGGCTACTGAAGTTGAATCCTCTGGAACATCAAAAGAGGCGGATGTTGCTGAAACGCCGAAACCTTcaaagaaatttg CGTTTGTTGATGTTTCTCCTGAGGAGTTGCAGCAAAAGAACCTTCAATCTTCACTGGAGACAGTAGATGTGAAACGTGATAGTACAGACAGTGAAAGTAAGGAGGATACTGAGCAAAAT GTTCCCACAAATGGAGCGGCTTTTAAGCCAAATGAAGATGCTGCACGTGGGCCAACTGAATCTA GTAACTCGGGACCTATGCTATCTGTTGAGACAATCGAGAAAATGATGGAAGATCCTGCAGTGCAGAAGATGGTGTATCC CTACTTGCCAGAAGAGATGAGGAACCCAGATTCTTTCAAGT GGATGCTGCAGAATCCAATGTACCGCCAACAACTACAAGATATGCT AAATAACATGGGGGGTTCATCTCCTGATCAAGGGGATAACCGGATGCTTGATCACCTGAAGAACTTTGACCTTAGCAGTCCAGAAGTGCGGCAGCAGTTTG CGCAAGTTGGCATGACTCCGGAGGAAGTAGTATCGAAAATAATGGCAAACCCAGAAGTTGCTGTCGCAttccaaaatccaaaaatccAGACAGCCATCATGGAC TGTTCACAGAACCCTCTTAACATTGTAAAGTACCAAAATGACAAAGAG GTCATGGATGTTTTCATGAAGATATCACAAATCTTCCCCCAAATTAACGGCTAG
- the LOC120641059 gene encoding protein TIC 40, chloroplastic-like isoform X1 — MESLVLASSCSASPRLPASAARLRGLPAGAAPPSSAGGAAARRAARRPRLLVAVAAAAAPRGSRNGERIFEGLRAKGFASVSSSTGNENVSTGTGTGTLPPMPPPSSYIGSPVFWIGVGVALSVAFTTVSSMVKRYAMQQAFKSMMTQSPSNSFGSNSPFPFAMPPQLAPTAPSSYPYSQPKRDTSPQVATVDVLATEVESSGTSKEADVAETPKPSKKFAFVDVSPEELQQKNLQSSLETVDVKRDSTDSESKEDTEQNVPTNGAAFKPNEDAARGPTESSNSGPMLSVETIEKMMEDPAVQKMVYPYLPEEMRNPDSFKWMLQNPMYRQQLQDMLNNMGGSSPDQGDNRMLDHLKNFDLSSPEVRQQFAQVGMTPEEVVSKIMANPEVAVAFQNPKIQTAIMDCSQNPLNIVKYQNDKEVMDVFMKISQIFPQING; from the exons aTGGAGagcctcgtcctcgcctcctcctgctccgcgTCCCCGCGCCTCCCCGCCTCTGCCGCGCGCCTCCGTgggctccccgccggcgccgcaccgccgtcctccgccggcggcgccgccgcgcggagggcggcgaggaggcccaggctcctcgtcgccgtggcggcggcggcagctcctcGCGGATCCAGGAACGGTGAGCGGA TTTTCGAGGGATTAAGAGCAAAAGGCTTTGCAAGCGTGTCGTCTTCAACTGGCAATGAGAATGTGTCTACTGGTACCGGTACCGGTACCCTGCCTCCCATGCCGCCACCATCATCCTACAT TGGTTCGCCTGTGTTTTGGATTGGAGTTGGCGTAGCATTGTCTGTGGCGTTTACCACG GTGTCTTCCATGGTAAAG AGATATGCCATGCAACAAGCATTTAAGTCGATGATGACCCAGTCACCATCAAACTCATTCGGCTCCAACTCGCCTTTCCCATTTGCCATGCCGCCACAGTTAGCTCCCACTGCACCAAGCAGTTATCCATACTCACAACCAAAGAGAGATACCTCACCACAGGTTGCAACTGTTGATGTCTTGGCTACTGAAGTTGAATCCTCTGGAACATCAAAAGAGGCGGATGTTGCTGAAACGCCGAAACCTTcaaagaaatttg CGTTTGTTGATGTTTCTCCTGAGGAGTTGCAGCAAAAGAACCTTCAATCTTCACTGGAGACAGTAGATGTGAAACGTGATAGTACAGACAGTGAAAGTAAGGAGGATACTGAGCAAAAT GTTCCCACAAATGGAGCGGCTTTTAAGCCAAATGAAGATGCTGCACGTGGGCCAACTGAATCTA GTAACTCGGGACCTATGCTATCTGTTGAGACAATCGAGAAAATGATGGAAGATCCTGCAGTGCAGAAGATGGTGTATCC CTACTTGCCAGAAGAGATGAGGAACCCAGATTCTTTCAAGT GGATGCTGCAGAATCCAATGTACCGCCAACAACTACAAGATATGCT AAATAACATGGGGGGTTCATCTCCTGATCAAGGGGATAACCGGATGCTTGATCACCTGAAGAACTTTGACCTTAGCAGTCCAGAAGTGCGGCAGCAGTTTG CGCAAGTTGGCATGACTCCGGAGGAAGTAGTATCGAAAATAATGGCAAACCCAGAAGTTGCTGTCGCAttccaaaatccaaaaatccAGACAGCCATCATGGAC TGTTCACAGAACCCTCTTAACATTGTAAAGTACCAAAATGACAAAGAG GTCATGGATGTTTTCATGAAGATATCACAAATCTTCCCCCAAATTAACGGCTAG